The Granulicella sibirica genome has a segment encoding these proteins:
- a CDS encoding orotate phosphoribosyltransferase — protein MTPTEQHQANRKALLDLIATHSFKLGDFTLASGQKSDYYIDCRITTLHAEGGRLAGLLFLDLIQKHAPEAEAVGGLTMGADPLVTATSTASAWALSEYKEIAAIFPEDAHEDPNDPDALGLPPNLIHGFLVRKAEKTHGTGRRLEGFLKPDAQVVIVDDVCTTGGSTILAIEATRAAGMKVAAVLCLVDREQGGRLHIEQALAEIPTDDDTEIPFIPVFTASDVRAAHIALKESR, from the coding sequence ATGACCCCGACCGAACAGCATCAAGCCAATCGCAAAGCCCTCCTCGACCTCATCGCGACCCACTCCTTCAAGCTCGGCGACTTCACCCTCGCGAGCGGCCAAAAGTCCGACTACTACATCGACTGCCGCATCACCACGCTGCACGCCGAGGGCGGACGCCTCGCTGGCCTCCTCTTCCTCGATCTCATCCAGAAGCACGCGCCCGAGGCCGAAGCTGTCGGCGGCCTCACCATGGGTGCGGACCCGCTCGTCACGGCGACCAGCACCGCAAGCGCCTGGGCCCTCTCCGAGTATAAGGAGATCGCCGCCATCTTCCCCGAGGACGCCCACGAGGACCCCAACGACCCCGACGCCCTCGGCCTGCCGCCCAACCTCATCCACGGCTTCCTCGTCCGCAAGGCCGAGAAGACCCACGGCACCGGCCGCCGCCTCGAGGGCTTCCTCAAGCCCGACGCCCAGGTCGTCATCGTCGACGACGTCTGCACCACCGGCGGATCCACCATCCTCGCCATCGAAGCCACCCGTGCCGCCGGCATGAAGGTAGCCGCCGTCCTCTGCCTGGTCGACCGCGAGCAGGGGGGACGCCTCCACATCGAGCAGGCCCTCGCCGAAATCCCCACCGACGACGACACCGAAATTCCGTTCATCCCCGTCTTCACCGCGTCGGACGTCCGTGCCGCCCATATCGCTCTCAAGGAATCCCGTTGA
- a CDS encoding VWA domain-containing protein → MKLSPAFLPFLLAAPLFAQAPAQPPAQTPVQTAAPVPTALPAAPSSSEKPATPATPPADAANTIQARSNLVVLDVIVTDKSHNPVHGLKLSDFQVRDGGVPQSLKSADEHTPQTAKAAEPLPVVPPGVFTNFESAPADGPLNILLLDRLNTPLASQPFLHDQLVSFVRNMKPGTRVAIFGLNTHLLYLQGFTSDPKVLLAALESKRATARQSPLLGEANPGGAGSLSASMEQASATAPKIAGGPSSAVPPGVLADVQQFEVQAQSSQTQLRVRYTLEAMNDLARYLSGLSGRKNLIWFSGSFPLSILPDGDQPKPFAAAADLQDLFRDTTNLLARSQVAVYPVDVRGIQTPTTGDVSESGSRYSNSPTAFAKDTAKAVASISDEQTTMRQMASDTGGQAFINTNGLADAVTQAIASGSSYYTLAYTPTNTDYDGSFRKIQVSLERQGLQLSYRRGYYADLPGVKSQQGRKQLTASPLAPNTQLSSIRAAMKPGTPVPSQILIKAFVGPAGPPTDETVTENNNPPVDTKGPFRKYSVNYAVAPQDLKLTVAAPGVYATNLEFVVFVYDQNHALVNTIGQSIRARLTAENVRSIFKSGLQYQQVVSVPAHGEYFLRIAVRDLTADRIGAVEVPIDSVKDLPVVESPPPVRKAPTLTDLPK, encoded by the coding sequence ATGAAGCTTAGTCCCGCGTTCCTCCCGTTCCTCCTCGCCGCACCCCTTTTCGCGCAAGCTCCTGCCCAACCTCCCGCCCAAACCCCCGTCCAGACGGCCGCTCCGGTTCCCACCGCCCTGCCTGCGGCCCCATCCTCCTCGGAGAAGCCTGCAACGCCGGCCACCCCGCCTGCCGACGCAGCCAACACCATCCAGGCTCGCTCGAACCTCGTCGTGCTCGACGTCATCGTCACCGACAAGAGTCACAACCCTGTCCACGGCCTGAAGCTCTCCGACTTCCAGGTTCGAGATGGGGGCGTCCCGCAATCACTCAAAAGCGCGGACGAGCATACGCCGCAGACCGCAAAAGCCGCTGAGCCGCTCCCTGTGGTGCCTCCTGGCGTCTTCACCAACTTCGAATCCGCACCGGCGGACGGTCCCCTGAACATCCTTCTGCTCGACCGGCTCAACACCCCCTTGGCGAGCCAGCCCTTTCTGCATGATCAGCTCGTCTCCTTCGTTCGGAACATGAAGCCGGGAACTAGGGTTGCGATCTTCGGACTGAATACGCATCTCCTCTATCTCCAGGGCTTCACTTCGGACCCCAAGGTGCTTCTGGCTGCGCTCGAAAGCAAGAGGGCCACCGCCCGGCAGTCTCCTCTCCTCGGCGAGGCCAACCCCGGAGGCGCCGGATCGCTTTCAGCCTCCATGGAGCAGGCATCCGCGACCGCTCCGAAGATCGCGGGCGGTCCATCCTCCGCCGTTCCTCCGGGAGTCCTGGCGGACGTGCAGCAGTTCGAAGTGCAGGCGCAGAGTTCGCAGACGCAGCTTCGTGTGCGATACACGCTTGAGGCGATGAACGATCTCGCCCGCTATCTCTCCGGTCTATCCGGCCGCAAGAACCTCATCTGGTTCTCCGGCTCCTTCCCCCTCAGCATTCTTCCGGATGGTGACCAGCCGAAACCGTTTGCTGCAGCGGCAGACCTGCAGGATCTCTTCCGCGATACCACCAACCTGCTCGCGCGCAGCCAGGTCGCTGTCTATCCCGTCGACGTCCGGGGAATCCAGACGCCGACCACCGGCGACGTCTCGGAGAGTGGCTCCCGCTACTCCAACTCGCCGACTGCCTTCGCCAAGGACACGGCGAAAGCCGTAGCCAGCATCAGCGATGAGCAGACCACCATGCGCCAGATGGCGTCCGACACCGGCGGTCAGGCCTTCATCAACACCAACGGCCTAGCCGACGCCGTCACCCAGGCCATTGCCTCGGGCTCGAGCTATTACACCCTCGCCTACACGCCCACCAATACGGACTACGACGGCAGCTTCCGCAAGATCCAGGTCTCGCTCGAACGCCAGGGTCTCCAGCTCAGCTATCGCCGTGGGTACTATGCCGATCTGCCCGGCGTGAAATCGCAGCAGGGACGCAAGCAGCTCACGGCTTCGCCCCTGGCGCCCAACACCCAGCTCAGCAGCATCCGCGCCGCGATGAAGCCCGGAACTCCTGTTCCGTCACAGATCCTGATCAAGGCTTTCGTTGGCCCCGCCGGCCCTCCAACCGACGAAACCGTGACTGAAAACAACAACCCTCCCGTGGATACGAAGGGACCGTTCCGCAAATACAGCGTCAACTACGCCGTTGCGCCCCAGGACCTCAAGCTCACCGTCGCCGCACCCGGGGTCTATGCCACCAATCTCGAGTTCGTCGTCTTCGTCTACGACCAGAACCACGCCCTGGTGAACACCATTGGCCAGAGCATCCGCGCACGGCTAACGGCTGAGAACGTCCGCAGCATCTTCAAGTCCGGCCTGCAGTATCAGCAGGTCGTCAGC
- a CDS encoding DUF4160 domain-containing protein — MGSVRFDGIVFFVFTRDRAPPHVHAYYGDLTVILELREEGGVWIADRSDALEPRDPKKNEVRRVLRCARANEEALRELWRRTHESSND, encoded by the coding sequence ATGGGGTCGGTCAGGTTCGATGGGATCGTCTTCTTCGTGTTCACGCGAGATCGTGCACCGCCGCATGTGCATGCCTACTATGGAGACCTGACGGTGATCCTCGAACTACGGGAAGAGGGCGGAGTCTGGATTGCGGATCGATCGGATGCTTTGGAGCCGCGAGACCCTAAGAAGAATGAAGTGCGTCGGGTGCTTCGCTGCGCACGGGCAAACGAAGAAGCGCTTCGAGAACTGTGGAGGAGAACGCATGAATCGTCCAATGACTGA
- the mtnA gene encoding S-methyl-5-thioribose-1-phosphate isomerase, which yields MIPTLEWLPTGVNFLDQTKLPLEETYVLATDYKQVATVIRDMIVRGAPAIGVSAAMGVAIGILRSEATTIPALNAEVVIICDTLAATRPTAVNLFWGIGKIRDLYNNLAASGTSIPEIKEAVVAEARLMYDEDIAACKQMGQFGADLLPKEGTVLTHCNAGALATCGYGSALGVIRAAIERGHKIDVFADETRPFLQGARLTAWELMKDNIPTTVLCDNMSAHLMSKGRIQAVIVGADRIAANGDTANKIGTYGVSILAKEHGIPFYVAAPWATIDLATATGEGIPIEQRAASEVTHSNGKQMTPHGVAIENPAFDVTPAKYITAIITERGVLRAPFHESIRQMAEMPEPERILAKA from the coding sequence ATGATTCCCACCCTCGAATGGCTCCCTACCGGCGTTAATTTCCTCGATCAGACCAAGCTTCCCCTCGAAGAGACGTACGTCCTCGCAACCGACTACAAGCAGGTCGCCACCGTCATTCGCGACATGATCGTCCGCGGAGCTCCCGCCATCGGCGTCTCCGCTGCCATGGGCGTTGCCATCGGCATCCTCCGCAGCGAGGCGACCACGATCCCCGCGCTGAACGCCGAAGTCGTCATCATCTGTGACACCCTCGCCGCCACCCGCCCCACGGCCGTGAACCTCTTCTGGGGCATCGGCAAGATCCGCGACCTCTACAACAATCTCGCCGCCTCCGGGACCTCGATCCCCGAAATCAAGGAAGCCGTCGTCGCCGAGGCTCGCCTCATGTACGACGAGGACATCGCCGCCTGCAAGCAGATGGGCCAGTTCGGCGCAGACCTCCTTCCCAAGGAGGGCACCGTTCTCACCCACTGCAATGCCGGAGCGCTCGCCACCTGCGGTTATGGCTCGGCCCTCGGAGTCATCCGTGCCGCCATCGAGCGCGGCCACAAGATCGACGTCTTCGCCGACGAGACCCGTCCCTTCCTGCAAGGTGCCCGCCTGACCGCATGGGAGCTCATGAAGGACAACATCCCGACCACCGTTCTCTGCGACAACATGTCCGCTCACCTCATGAGCAAGGGCCGCATCCAGGCCGTCATCGTCGGGGCCGACCGCATTGCGGCTAACGGCGATACCGCCAACAAGATCGGCACCTATGGCGTCTCGATCCTGGCGAAGGAGCACGGCATCCCGTTCTACGTCGCGGCACCCTGGGCCACGATCGACCTCGCCACCGCGACCGGCGAAGGCATTCCTATCGAGCAGCGCGCCGCCTCCGAGGTCACCCACTCGAACGGCAAGCAGATGACCCCGCACGGCGTCGCCATCGAGAATCCTGCCTTCGACGTCACCCCCGCAAAGTACATCACCGCGATCATCACCGAGCGCGGTGTCCTGCGCGCGCCGTTCCACGAGTCCATCCGCCAGATGGCCGAGATGCCTGAGCCCGAACGCATTCTCGCCAAGGCATAA
- a CDS encoding CPBP family intramembrane glutamic endopeptidase, with product MSSLPPLVPVEQGTYEPPSPVPVEGEAPPRIPHIGHALLLFLIAFVALVLSQGLLLVISGAYHNPEVMASVLRNPKCILAVQASLYLATLLAAWIIFPMLWQRGFAEGIQWNAPKAKKLAWKIIPLGLVLSWGVQAITSLITMPKSMPMDDFFKTRADVWLITAFGTLLAPVVEEIFFRGFLFPAFAIAYDWLSLPRTPEAVLLWRSTTTLSTPAFFFSGFLTSIFFAWLHAAQLAHTWAAVAVLLCVSFLFTFVRVRTQSVACSALLHASYNFCVFLTAFVVTGGYQHLDKMTR from the coding sequence ATGAGTTCACTCCCCCCCCTGGTTCCGGTCGAACAGGGTACCTACGAGCCGCCGTCGCCTGTCCCCGTCGAGGGAGAAGCCCCGCCGCGCATCCCGCACATCGGCCACGCCCTCCTGCTCTTTCTCATCGCGTTCGTGGCTCTCGTTCTCTCGCAGGGGCTGCTCTTGGTCATTAGCGGGGCGTATCACAATCCCGAGGTGATGGCCTCGGTCCTGCGCAACCCAAAGTGCATCCTCGCGGTGCAGGCCTCGCTCTACCTCGCTACGCTCCTCGCCGCCTGGATCATCTTCCCCATGTTGTGGCAGCGCGGATTCGCGGAGGGCATCCAGTGGAATGCGCCCAAAGCGAAGAAGCTCGCGTGGAAAATCATCCCCCTTGGCCTAGTCCTATCGTGGGGGGTTCAGGCCATTACGAGCCTCATCACCATGCCCAAGTCCATGCCGATGGACGACTTCTTCAAGACGCGCGCCGATGTCTGGCTCATCACCGCTTTCGGCACCCTCCTCGCCCCGGTGGTCGAAGAGATCTTCTTCCGCGGCTTCCTCTTCCCGGCCTTCGCTATCGCCTACGACTGGCTCAGCCTCCCGCGCACCCCCGAAGCGGTCCTCCTCTGGCGCTCGACGACGACCCTTTCCACGCCCGCCTTCTTCTTCTCCGGCTTCCTCACGAGCATCTTCTTCGCCTGGCTTCACGCGGCCCAGTTAGCGCATACCTGGGCCGCCGTCGCCGTCCTCCTCTGCGTCTCGTTCCTCTTTACCTTCGTGCGCGTCCGGACGCAGTCGGTAGCCTGCTCCGCGTTGCTGCACGCCAGCTACAATTTTTGCGTCTTCCTGACCGCATTCGTCGTCACCGGCGGGTACCAGCATCTGGACAAGATGACCCGGTAG
- a CDS encoding DoxX family membrane protein, which produces MKGGGGQQGSALAFLRITIGILFLFFAEYKLVNTHFIRTGMAGYIRGFLAGGSYPFIRPFLQHIILPWATFWGAIVAATELLIGLSLVFGVMVRWASLGGLAMMLLFLFASDYPGPHPAPWQYLGASLSHLPLALCFLTFLIGRADERWAIPIGRR; this is translated from the coding sequence TTGAAGGGCGGCGGCGGCCAGCAGGGAAGCGCTCTCGCCTTCCTCCGCATCACCATCGGCATCCTGTTCCTCTTCTTCGCCGAGTACAAGCTGGTGAACACGCACTTCATCCGCACCGGCATGGCGGGATATATCCGAGGCTTCCTCGCCGGGGGCTCCTACCCGTTCATCCGCCCGTTCCTGCAACACATCATCCTGCCGTGGGCGACGTTCTGGGGAGCCATCGTAGCTGCTACCGAACTCCTCATCGGCCTGAGCCTGGTCTTCGGCGTGATGGTCCGTTGGGCCAGCCTCGGCGGACTGGCGATGATGCTCCTCTTTCTCTTCGCCTCCGACTATCCCGGCCCCCACCCCGCCCCGTGGCAGTACCTCGGAGCTTCCTTGTCCCACCTGCCTCTGGCTCTCTGCTTTCTGACATTTCTCATCGGAAGAGCCGACGAGCGCTGGGCCATCCCCATAGGGCGTCGCTAA
- the uvrA gene encoding excinuclease ABC subunit UvrA, with the protein MGITHITVRGARQHNLKNVSVSIPRNTLTVITGLSGSGKSSLAFDTIYAEGQRRYVETLSAYARQFLDQMERPDVDAIDGLSPAISIEQKTTSRSPRSTVGTITEIYDYLRLLYASVGQPHCPNCGRPISRQSADQIVERIVQLAPGERITVFAPIVRGRKGEFREELEALDQQGFRARIDGEMVELTDGMRLEKRKNHTIEAIVDRIILKPLPDQTPDNANSALATPDGEAPRPKYDTRRLETSVAKALQMANGLVLIGIQNPARLLDETLYSSSMACPDCGINVPKLEPRSFSFNSNYGACPECHGLGSIYDFDPAKTIADWSRPLLDGAMGPGSASQYLLRLIKLAAEKYKINLKQPFADLTQAQQNILLYGPPRSEAGRTGFHGIFAYLRSNLEETKSEGYREYMMQFMSATTCPRCEGRRLRPESLAVTIPIADASPSIADFTNLSLDRALEGARQMNFIGRDRIIADRLQREIIERLEFLVDVGLGYLSLNRSAATLSGGEGQRIRLATQIGSRLRGVLYVLDEPSIGLHQRDNKRLITALESLRDLGNTVLVVEHDEDTMRKADYILDIGPGAGKNGGVIMADGTPAEIMANPKSVTGQYLAGKIEIVARTEPRPLTGAWLTVENAVSHNLKNVTAHFPLGVMTVITGVSGSGKSTLVNDILYRSLAKELYGSREEPGKHGRVIGIDQLDKVIQIDQSPIGRTPRSNPATYTGVFTAIRDLFAMLPESRERGYKPGRFSFNVQGGRCEACQGEGQRRIEMNFLPDVYVLCEVCNGRRYNQETLSVKFNGYSIADLLDLPIEDAVPILKDIPAVHIKLQTLVDVGLGYIHLGQSATTLSGGEAQRMKLARELSKRQTGRTLYLLDEPTTGLHFDDVRKLLEVLHRLTDLGNTVMIIEHNLDIIRNADYILDMGPEGGEGGGTVVAHGTPEQIATVAASYTGQFLAQHFNSRPGAARVVPSLANAGAQPSGILAAADRDKSLRPKFVAPEKKTGRPTTKAGGTVMEKPVSKSRTATKVPAKKAIATPAKKAAKAPSKRAAK; encoded by the coding sequence ATGGGCATTACACACATCACCGTCCGCGGCGCGCGACAGCATAACCTCAAGAACGTCAGCGTCAGCATTCCACGCAACACCCTCACGGTCATCACCGGCCTCTCGGGCTCCGGAAAATCCTCGCTTGCCTTCGACACCATTTATGCGGAAGGGCAAAGACGCTATGTCGAAACGCTGAGCGCTTACGCCCGCCAGTTTCTCGACCAGATGGAGCGCCCCGACGTCGACGCCATCGACGGCCTCTCGCCCGCCATCTCGATCGAGCAGAAAACCACAAGCCGTTCCCCTCGCTCCACCGTCGGCACCATCACGGAGATCTACGACTACCTCCGGCTCCTCTACGCCAGCGTCGGCCAGCCGCACTGCCCCAACTGCGGACGCCCGATCTCGCGCCAGTCAGCCGACCAGATCGTCGAGCGCATCGTCCAGCTCGCCCCCGGCGAACGCATCACCGTCTTCGCCCCCATCGTCCGTGGACGCAAGGGAGAGTTCCGCGAGGAGCTTGAAGCGCTCGACCAGCAGGGCTTCCGCGCCCGCATCGACGGCGAGATGGTCGAACTGACCGACGGCATGCGCCTGGAAAAGCGCAAGAACCACACCATCGAAGCCATCGTCGACCGCATCATCCTCAAGCCGCTCCCCGACCAGACGCCCGACAACGCCAACTCCGCCCTTGCCACCCCGGACGGCGAGGCTCCCCGGCCGAAGTATGACACCCGCCGCCTCGAGACCTCCGTTGCCAAGGCCCTGCAGATGGCGAACGGCCTGGTCCTCATCGGCATCCAGAACCCGGCCCGCCTGCTCGACGAGACCCTCTACTCATCCTCGATGGCCTGCCCGGACTGCGGCATCAACGTCCCCAAGCTCGAGCCACGCAGCTTCTCCTTCAACTCCAACTACGGTGCCTGCCCCGAGTGCCACGGCCTCGGCTCCATCTACGACTTCGACCCCGCCAAGACCATCGCCGACTGGTCCCGCCCACTCCTCGACGGAGCCATGGGTCCAGGCTCGGCCTCGCAGTACCTCCTGCGCCTTATCAAGCTTGCCGCCGAAAAGTACAAGATCAACCTCAAGCAGCCCTTCGCCGATCTCACCCAGGCCCAGCAGAACATCCTCCTCTACGGCCCACCAAGGAGCGAGGCCGGACGCACCGGCTTCCACGGCATCTTCGCCTACCTCCGCTCGAACCTTGAAGAGACCAAATCCGAGGGCTACCGCGAGTACATGATGCAATTCATGTCGGCGACCACATGCCCCCGCTGCGAGGGTCGCCGCCTGAGGCCGGAGTCGCTCGCCGTTACCATTCCCATCGCCGACGCATCCCCATCGATCGCCGATTTCACCAATCTCTCGCTCGACCGCGCCCTCGAAGGCGCACGCCAGATGAATTTCATCGGTCGCGACCGCATCATCGCCGACCGGCTCCAGCGCGAGATTATCGAACGCCTGGAATTCCTCGTCGATGTCGGCCTCGGCTATCTGTCGCTCAACCGCTCCGCGGCCACCCTCTCCGGCGGCGAAGGCCAGCGCATCCGCCTCGCCACCCAGATCGGCTCCCGCCTGCGCGGCGTCCTCTACGTCCTCGACGAGCCCTCCATCGGGCTCCACCAGCGCGACAACAAGCGCCTCATCACCGCGCTCGAGAGCCTCCGCGACCTCGGCAACACCGTCCTCGTCGTCGAGCACGACGAAGACACCATGCGCAAGGCCGACTACATCCTCGATATCGGCCCCGGGGCAGGGAAGAACGGCGGCGTCATCATGGCTGACGGCACGCCCGCCGAGATCATGGCGAACCCAAAGTCCGTGACGGGCCAGTACCTCGCCGGCAAGATCGAGATCGTCGCCCGCACCGAGCCGCGCCCCCTTACCGGAGCCTGGCTCACGGTAGAAAACGCCGTCTCGCACAACCTCAAGAACGTCACCGCCCATTTCCCACTGGGCGTCATGACGGTCATCACCGGCGTCTCCGGCTCGGGCAAATCCACCCTCGTCAACGACATCCTCTACCGCTCTCTCGCGAAAGAGCTCTACGGCTCCCGCGAAGAGCCCGGCAAGCACGGCCGCGTCATCGGCATCGACCAGCTCGACAAGGTCATCCAGATCGACCAGTCGCCCATCGGACGAACACCACGTTCGAATCCTGCCACGTACACCGGCGTCTTCACTGCCATCCGCGACCTCTTCGCCATGCTGCCCGAGTCACGCGAGCGCGGCTACAAGCCCGGGCGCTTCTCCTTCAACGTCCAGGGCGGACGCTGCGAGGCCTGCCAGGGCGAGGGCCAGCGGCGCATCGAGATGAACTTCCTGCCGGATGTCTACGTCCTGTGCGAAGTCTGCAACGGCCGCCGATACAACCAGGAAACCCTCTCGGTCAAATTCAACGGCTACTCCATCGCCGACCTCCTCGACCTGCCCATCGAAGACGCCGTCCCCATCCTCAAGGACATCCCCGCCGTCCACATCAAGCTGCAAACGCTGGTCGACGTAGGCCTCGGCTACATCCACCTCGGCCAGTCCGCGACGACGCTTTCCGGCGGCGAAGCCCAGCGCATGAAGCTGGCCCGCGAGCTCTCCAAGCGCCAGACCGGACGCACCCTCTACCTGCTCGACGAGCCCACCACGGGCCTCCACTTCGACGACGTCCGCAAGCTTCTTGAGGTACTTCACCGGCTCACCGATCTCGGCAACACCGTCATGATCATCGAGCACAACCTCGACATCATCCGCAACGCTGACTACATCCTCGACATGGGCCCCGAGGGTGGAGAAGGCGGCGGTACGGTCGTCGCTCACGGCACCCCCGAGCAGATTGCCACGGTTGCCGCCTCGTACACGGGCCAGTTCCTCGCCCAGCACTTCAACAGCCGCCCCGGAGCCGCGCGCGTCGTACCCAGCCTCGCAAACGCTGGAGCCCAGCCCTCAGGAATTCTGGCCGCCGCCGACCGGGATAAGAGCCTCAGGCCGAAGTTCGTCGCGCCCGAAAAGAAGACCGGCCGTCCCACCACGAAAGCCGGCGGGACAGTGATGGAAAAACCAGTGTCAAAGTCGCGAACGGCGACAAAGGTGCCGGCGAAGAAAGCCATCGCGACGCCCGCGAAGAAGGCCGCCAAGGCACCGTCGAAACGCGCCGCGAAGTGA
- a CDS encoding DUF2442 domain-containing protein: MNRPMTDAELEAPLDAETEAQIDAALANARDHDDEAVALSATFDVRTRMLLLELKTGQRIAIPQEDLQGISDVDPSQLTDVEILGPGTAIHFEKVMEGFLVDSLRAGIYGSQRWMDGLAQRRRERLQRAS, encoded by the coding sequence ATGAATCGTCCAATGACTGACGCGGAGCTTGAGGCTCCTCTCGATGCAGAGACGGAGGCACAGATCGATGCTGCCCTTGCGAATGCGCGGGATCATGACGATGAAGCGGTTGCTCTTTCAGCGACCTTCGATGTGCGGACAAGGATGCTTCTACTCGAGTTGAAGACCGGACAGCGGATCGCAATCCCACAGGAAGACCTGCAAGGGATCAGCGATGTCGATCCCTCGCAGCTTACTGACGTCGAAATTCTTGGCCCAGGCACCGCCATCCATTTCGAGAAAGTGATGGAAGGGTTTCTGGTGGACTCGTTGCGGGCCGGAATCTACGGGAGTCAGCGCTGGATGGATGGATTGGCACAGCGCAGAAGGGAACGGCTGCAGCGGGCGAGTTAG